A window from Rana temporaria chromosome 8, aRanTem1.1, whole genome shotgun sequence encodes these proteins:
- the LOC120909418 gene encoding oocyte zinc finger protein XlCOF8.4-like isoform X1 — MYIVIADFSPQDNIVVKKTSGDGQNPIMVPLLSLLVPERNNEQKILEVTQTIVGLLMEESGNWSKFKVRIKKEIKEEKEEEDVVIKEKECLEGHKDLYKDVMMENQPPLTSPDRSSNGNPPERCPPPLYSTQKVQTVPHHHQGEEVMGIKIVMKEEEETIVIDDQLPIKEDQMRVTVTKEESSLDGSIGGHRRWNTSEGRLLLSAHYNKDDNDTAHHSPGVSFVTQNIHHKHNHMDYENAFMKNHDLVVHQRSHTSEKPFSCSQCEKLFIRKSGLAQHRRTHTGEKPFSCSVCGKCFKESQLNRHHRVHTGEKPFSCSECGKCFSDKGNRDKHMRIHTGERPFCCPECGKCFAQKVTLIIHQRTHNT; from the exons ATGTATATAGTGATTGCTGATTTCTCTCCACAGGATAATATTGTTGTGAAGAAGACATCAGGAGATGGACAGAACCCCATTATGGTTCCTCTACTTTCCTTACTGGTGCCAGAAAGAAACAATGAGCAGAAGATTTTGGAAGTCACCCAGACGATCGTTGGGCTTCTGATggaagag agtgGAAACTGGAGCAAGTTTAAAGTTAGGATCAAAAAAGagataaaagaagaaaaagaggaggaggatgttgtGATAAAGGAGAAGGAgtgtttagaaggacacaaggatctctacaaggacgtcatgatggagaatcagccgcccctcacatcaccgg atagatccagtaatgggaacccaccagagagatgtccccctcctctgtattccaCACAGAAAGTTCAAAccgtcccccaccatcatcag GGGGAAGAAGTGATGGGTATAAAAATTGTGATGAAAGAGGAAGAAGAGACAATTGTGATAGATGATCAGTTGCCTATAAAAGAGGATCAAATGAGGGTGACGGTTACCAAGGAGGAATCTTCTCTAGATGGCAGTATAG GAGGCCACAGAAGATGGAATACGTCAGAAGGACGTCTTCTTTTATCTGCACATTATAACAAAGACGATAATGACACGGCGCACCATTCTCCAGGAGTAAGCTTCGTTACTCAAAATATACATCACAAACATAATCATATG GATTATGAAAACGCATTTATGAAAAACCACGATCTGGTGGTACACCAGAGATCCCACACCAGTGAAAAGCCCTTTTCGTGTTCCCAATGCGAGAAACTCTTCATAAGGAAATCCGGACTTGCTCAACACCGGAGAACCCACACCGGGGAAAAGCCGTTTTCGTGTTCCGTTTGTGGGAAGTGTTTCAAAGAGTCGCAACTCAATAGACACCACCGAgtccacaccggggagaagcccTTTTCATGTTCTGAGTGTGGAAAGTGCTTCTCCGATAAAGGGAACCGTGATAAGCACATGAGAATTCACACCGGGGAGAGGCCGTTTTGCTGTCCGGAATGCGGTAAATGTTTTGCACAGAAAGTGACGCTAATCATCCACCAGAGAACACACAATACCTGA
- the LOC120909418 gene encoding uncharacterized protein LOC120909418 isoform X2, which produces MYIVIADFSPQDNIVVKKTSGDGQNPIMVPLLSLLVPERNNEQKILEVTQTIVGLLMEESGNWSKFKVRIKKEIKEEKEEEDVVIKEKECLEGHKDLYKDVMMENQPPLTSPDRSSNGNPPERCPPPLYSTQKVQTVPHHHQGEEVMGIKIVMKEEEETIVIDDQLPIKEDQMRVTVTKEESSLDGSIGGHRRWNTSEGRLLLSAHYNKDDNDTAHHSPGVSFVTQNIHHKHNHMINLQIFLILRNLLSIICILFRIMKTHL; this is translated from the exons ATGTATATAGTGATTGCTGATTTCTCTCCACAGGATAATATTGTTGTGAAGAAGACATCAGGAGATGGACAGAACCCCATTATGGTTCCTCTACTTTCCTTACTGGTGCCAGAAAGAAACAATGAGCAGAAGATTTTGGAAGTCACCCAGACGATCGTTGGGCTTCTGATggaagag agtgGAAACTGGAGCAAGTTTAAAGTTAGGATCAAAAAAGagataaaagaagaaaaagaggaggaggatgttgtGATAAAGGAGAAGGAgtgtttagaaggacacaaggatctctacaaggacgtcatgatggagaatcagccgcccctcacatcaccgg atagatccagtaatgggaacccaccagagagatgtccccctcctctgtattccaCACAGAAAGTTCAAAccgtcccccaccatcatcag GGGGAAGAAGTGATGGGTATAAAAATTGTGATGAAAGAGGAAGAAGAGACAATTGTGATAGATGATCAGTTGCCTATAAAAGAGGATCAAATGAGGGTGACGGTTACCAAGGAGGAATCTTCTCTAGATGGCAGTATAG GAGGCCACAGAAGATGGAATACGTCAGAAGGACGTCTTCTTTTATCTGCACATTATAACAAAGACGATAATGACACGGCGCACCATTCTCCAGGAGTAAGCTTCGTTACTCAAAATATACATCACAAACATAATCATATG ATAAATCTCCAGATCTTTCTAATCCTGAGGAATCTTCTCTCAATAATTTGTATCCTTTTCAGGATTATGAAAACGCATTTATGA